From a single Papaver somniferum cultivar HN1 unplaced genomic scaffold, ASM357369v1 unplaced-scaffold_133, whole genome shotgun sequence genomic region:
- the LOC113333520 gene encoding uncharacterized protein LOC113333520: MNQMLSINLFLIAEWWFKDYLISFDLVEFHLLHYREHQQVRFTISKDVYVPSLEWPPAYGPMGATQQLKLEMKDFWIDKLIDKDVSSDSTTKDDHTCTSGLFCNTIRDNLISSRINRQKCQFKWVLRMSMRR; this comes from the exons ATGAATCAGATGCTTTCAATCAATCTATTTTTAATTGCAGAATGGTGGTTCAAAGATTATCTAATTAGTTTCGATTTGGTtgaatttcatcttcttcattac AGAGAGCACCAGCAAGTTCGATTTACAATTAGCAAGGATGTGTATGTTCCTTCACTAGAATGGCCACCTGCATATGGTCCAATGGGCGCAACTCAACAATTGAAATTGGAAATGAAAGACTTTTGGATTGATAAACTCATAGATAAAGATGTTTCATCAGATTCAACTACAAAGGATGATCATACATGTACAAGCGGGTTGTTTTGCAATACGATTCGAGATAATCTG ATTTCCAGTAGGATTAATCGACAAAAGTGTCAGTTCAAATGGGTTCTTCGGATGTCCATGAGACGCTAG